The Candidatus Binataceae bacterium genome includes the window TGCTCGGCGGCGTGTTCAAGGAGACCGGCAATTCGTCGCCGATCGCGATCGAGGCCAAGCGCAAGTACATGATGGCCGATCTCGAGCGCTGGGCGAAGCACTACGGCGTGCCGCCGCTTCACAACGCGCACTTTCCGATCAACACGATTCGCCTGATGCGCGGCGCGGTCGCGGCCGAACGTCTGGGCGTGTTCCCGCAATACCATCGCGCGATCTACGACGCGTTCTGGCGCGACGGACTCAACCTCGGCGAGACCTCGGTGATGCGCGAGGTGGTGGGACGCGCGGGCCTGGATGCCGAACGAGTGGCGGCGCTTTCGGAAGAGCATGCGGTCAAGGAGGCGCTTCGCGACTCGACCGAAGCGGCGGTCGCCCGCGGCGCGTTCGGCGCGCCGACGTTTTTCGTCGGCGATCAGATGTTCTGGGGCAACGACCGGCTGATGTTCGTGGAAGAGGCGTTGCGCGCGCTGTCGTAGCCCGCGCCGCATGTCCGGCGCGCGCGGCGGCGACGAACCTCTTCGCCGTGCCGGCGGGCCAATCAGGTCGGGTCGGGCCCTTGCGCCGCGATCCATCCGGCGCGCCCGGGCAGCGTCGCGCGCACCACTTCGCAGACCGGAAGTTCCGCCGCGCCGAGGCGCGCCGCTACTTCCTCGAGCCGGACGAATTTCGCTCGGCGTTCCTTGAGCGCACGAATCAGAGCGGCGAAACTCTCCAGTTGGGCCATCCCCTCAGTTTCAGCGTGAACCGTATGAACGTTGAGGCGACCGGGATCGAACTGCGCGAGGTAGAATTCCAGCACCGCGGCCGCGTCCGGCAGGTCCTCGCGGCCCATCACTTCGTCCAGGGTCGGCAGGGTGGTCGGAATCTCGAGGGTATTGAGGATTTGGCCGTCCACGCGGCATCGAAACGGCGTCCTGCCGCGAGTGTCGCTGCGATAGCTGAGCCCCATCGAATCGAGCGTCTTGAGAGCGAGCGCGTTGGTGCGCCATCCGGGCGCCGCGAAACTGCGCGTCGGCTCGCGGAAGATCGCGCGATACGCCTCGAACGCGTCGTTCAGTTCGGCACGGATTCCCGCCTCGCCCAGCTTGTCGATTCCGTCCTGCCAGCGCACGTGATCCCATCCGTGGACGCCGACCTCGAAGCTGGCGCGTTTGAGCCCGCGCACGATATTGGGAAAGGCGAGCGCAATCGGCCGCGCGGGCAGCAGCGTGCCCGAGAGCACCGTGCGCAGACCGTACATCCTGACTGCCCCGGTGCGGCGCATCTTTTTCAGGAAGCCCGGATTGCGCAGCACACGCACCACTGCCCGGCCCGAGTTATCCGGCCCCATCGCGACGTAAAAGCTCGCCGCGACGGCCTCGGCCGTGAGCATCCGCGCAAGGCGCGGCACGCCGAACTCGAGGCCCTGATGCGTATCGACGTCAATTTTCAGTGCGACTTCCAAACCGCTCCCCGAGTGCTTCGACTATGCGCTCCATTCGGATGCCGCGCGAGCCCTTGACCAGCACGACGTCGCCCGCGTGAACCAGTCCGCACACGATCTCCGCGCCGGCGGCGCTGTCGGGCGCGACATGCATGCCGGCGCGCCCGGTAAAACCGGCCGCGCCAACCGCCGCTCCCATCTCCGGCCCCACGGCGATGAACGCTGCCGGCGCAAGGCGCATCACGTTGGCCACGGCCTCGGTATGCATCGCGGGCGCGAAGGCGCCCAACTCCAGCATGTCGCCGAGCGCGACGACCATCCGCGCACCGGACGCCGCGGCGCTTTCGTGCGCGGCGTCGAGCGCGGCGCGCACCGAGCGCGGATTGGCATTGTAGGTATCGTCGATCACCAGCAGACCGCCGAGCACACGTATTTGCAGGCGCCCAGCGACGGGCGCGACGCCTTCGAGCGCGCGCGCGAGGGCGCTGAGCTCGTCAGCCTCAAGCGGCCGGGCGCGTAATGCGGCGGTCGCCGCGACGGCCGCCGCCGCATTGCGCGCGGCGGCCGCGCCGAGCAGCGCGAGCGCGACCTCCAGCCGCGCCGGCGCGCCCGCGGCGACGAGCCGCGGGCTAAGCGCGAGCGTCACGCGCGAGCGCCCGCCGCCCGCGCCTTCGCCGCAGGCGGCGGGCGCTCGCCCGGCCACGCGCACGTCGGCGGCCGCTTCGGCGCCGAAGGTAAGAAGTTCGGCGCCGCGCGGGACGCGCTCCAGCACGAGGCGTTCTTCGGCGGAAGCTACAACCGCGCGCCGCGCGGTGCTGAACAGCGCCGCCTCCTCGTCGGCGATCTCCTCGAGGGTTCCCAAGCCCTCGCTGTGCTCGACGTCGACGTTGAGCACGGCGGCAACGTCGGGCTCGACGATTCGCGCAAGACGTGCGATCTCGCCGCGCGTGTTGGTGCCGCATTCCAGGACCGCCGCGCGATAGCGCTCGTTGATCATGAAGATCGTCATCGGTACGCCGATCAGGTTGTTAAGGTTCCCCGGCGTGGCCAGCGTTTCTCCGAAGAGCGCGCGCACGGCGGCGGCGCAAAGCTCCTTGGTACTGGTCTTGCCCACGGCACCGCCGATCGCGACGCACGCAAATGGACCGGCGGCGCGGATGCGCCGCAGATGATGACGCGCAAGGTCGCCCAGCGCGGCCAGCGTGTCGTCAACTTCTATCGCGGCAAGCCTCTCGCCGCCGGCGAGGCGGCAGCCGCGCGCGACGATCGCGGCCGTTGCGCCGCGGCGTGCCGCTTCGCCGAGGTACGCATGTCCGTCGCGATCGGCGCCCTTGAGCGCGACGAAGAGCGCGCCTCGGTCGAGCGTTCGCGTGTCGCTCGTGACTCCGCGCACGACCGTCTCCGGCCCTCCGAACAGTTCGCCGCCGGTTGCGGCGGCAACCTCGTCGAGACGGAAGGCGCACTGGTTGACTGGTATCGGCGTTGCCATCGTTGCGGTCCGCGCGGTTCGCGGCGCATGATCCAAAAACGGACCTAACAGTGATTACGTGGCTCGACGCGGCTTGACAACCATGCGTTGGCGGACAAGCCTCGTTCGTCGGACGCAAGCAAAGGAGAGCGATCGATGACTCAGGCCGCATCGCCGCTAGTCGGCATTATCATGGGGAGCAAAAGCGATTGGGAGCAGATGTCGGCAGCGGCCGAGATTCTGAACGAATTTAAAGTATCGCATGAAGTAAGAGTGCTGTCGGCCCATCGCACCCCCGAAATCACGCTCGACTACGCCGCCTCGGCCTCCGAACGCGGTCTGCAGGTGATGATCGCCGGCGCCGGCGGCGCGGCGCATCTGCCCGGCGTCATCGCGGCCAAGACCATCTTGCCGGTGATCGGGGTGCCGATGATGTCATCGGCGCTGAACGGGATGGATTCGTTGCTGTCGATCGTACAAATGCCGCGCGGCGTGCCGGTGGCGACGATGGCGATTGGCAAGTCCGGCGCCGCCAACGCAGCCTTGTTCGCGGTCACGATTCTCGCGCTCGCCCGCCCCGACCTCGGTGAAGAACTGATCAAATGGCGAGCTGCGCGCGCCCAGGAAGTGCTTCAGCAAAAGCTGCCCTGACGAGACGCGGGATGGAAGGTTCGAGGCTGGAGCTGACGGCAAGAGCGGCGCGCCGCCTGGGAGCGGCCGTCAGCGCCGGAATTTTTGCCGCGATGGCCGTCGTGGTTTATGGCGGGAGCGCGAGGCCCGCGCACGCCGAGGAGCCTCGAATCGTGGTCAAGACCGGCGGCAAGTTGCCGGTTCCGCCCACCGCGGCGCTTGGGGTTATCGCGACCGATCCTGTCTTGCAGCAGGTCCTGAGCCAGGATTTCGAGGTTGCGGGACGGCTGGCGGGTGCGAGCGCGACCTCGGAGGTGACCTTGACCGTCACTCTGACGCATCGCGCGCTCGAGCCGGGAATGGCGCTGAGCGAGGTCGCGCCGGGCAATGGCGCCGCGGTCGCGCTGCTCGAGAAGGCCGGCGTCAAGCCGCTGCCGCTGCCGGAACAGAAGGCGCAGGATGATTCAGACAATGACAACGGCTCCGACGACGACGATAACAACGCGGCCGAGGGCAACTCGGGCGTGAAGAATGACGTCGACAGCTATGAACAACAGGGCCACGTCGCGCACCAGCAAATGCCGATGGGCGGCGCGATGCCGCCGCTGCCGATGACCGGTTGGCCGGTGCCGCCGGCAACCGCGCAGCAGCGCTCAGCGATACCGCCCTACATGCAGACCTACCCGCAAGGCGCCGGCAACTCGCTCGAGAAGACGCGCCACGAGCACGAAGCGAGCGACGTTTACGACACGATTTTCATCGCACGCGCGACGGCCGGAGACACAAGCGCCGAGCTGACCGTGGTGGCCGTGGCTCATCCGGGCTTCGATGCGCACGAAGTCCGCAAGCTCATCGCAGAAGAAATCGCCAACAGCGTGCTCCACTAGACGGGCATCGCGCGGCGGCCGAGCGCGTACCCGGCTGTCCGTGTATCCGCGGTTATTCTTCGGTGCTGTCCGAAGGCGCGGTGGTCCGCTTGGGCGGCGGTGTCTTTGGCGTTTGTCGTGAAGCGCCCGGCGCCGCCGGGCCGCCGACGACGCTGGTCTGCAGCATTTGCGCGGGAGCCGCCGCCTGCGGCGGCGATACGCTCTGCGGTGCGGGCGCGGTCATTGGCGCCGGTGCAACAGCGGGCGGCTCGGCGGCCGGCGGTGCAGGCGCCTCGGCGGCCGGCGGTGCAGGTGCCTCGGCTGCCGGCGGCATCGCGCCGGCCGGCGCGGCAGGTTCGGAAACCGTCTCCGCATGATGGAATCCGAATTCGCCGCGATGGCGTTCGGAGACGATCACGTAAAGCACGACGATCGCCGAGAGCACGATTATCACTACGGCCATGCGCCCCCAAGGGGCGCGTTTGCGGTCGTGCAGCGTCAGCGGCTCGGACATCCGCGGCGCGGCCGCCGCGCCTTCGGCGCGCTGCACCTCGCGCACGAAGCGCATCGCGACCTCTTCGCCGTCGAGGCCAAGAAAAGCCGCGTAGCGGCGCACAAACGGCATCAGGTAGAGCTGATCGGAGATGAGGTCGTAGTCGCTGCGCTCGATCATGTCGAGGTAGTGGGCGGGGATACGGGTTTCGGCCACAACTTCGTCGCGCGAGACGCCGCGCCGCTCGCGCGCCGCGGTGAGGATCTTGCCGAGACTGGGTTCGCCCTCGGCGCCGGTTTTGTCGACGCCAGGTTTGGGCAATTCGGTCGGCGTCGATTGAGCGGCCGCGCCCGCGTCGTCGGCTTTGGCCGCTTCCGAAGGCCCGGTTTCGCCGCCTGGCTTCGAAGGCTTGGGCTGATTATCCGCCGCCTCGGCCTCGTCGCGAGGATTGACGCCGGACTCAGGCTTACCAACGGGCTTGGTCTCGCTTCCGGAACTCACGGTTTCTTCGGTTTCCCGTGCGGCAGACATCCGCCGTCCCCCCTCCCCGCCGCGCGTACAATGCAAGACGCGCGAGGTCCGCGCCGGCCAGACGAACTTACGACAGAAGAAACTTACAATTAGCGCGCCTTGAAACCAAGTCCCCTCTTCATGGACGAAAGTCCGATGTGCACAAGCGCGCCGGCACCGGTTCGGCGACCGCATGATTGTAGAGGGCAAGCTTCTTACCATCGCATCCGACAATAGTCGCGTCCGGCCCGAGCAGGTTCAATACGTGACCGAGGTCGGTGCGATTGACGATCAGAACGGCGCATCCGGGCGCGCGCCATAGCTCCGCCAGGCCGGCGTCGGTTGCGACAAAACTTGCGCTCGCGTCGGCGTCGCGCCCGAACGGGGCCAATTCGCCGCGATAGTCAACCAGCGCTTCGCGATGGCCCGTATAGAACGGCATCGATTGGACGAAATGACGATACGAGGCGAGCCGGCAGTCGGGGACAAGGTAGGGTTCGATCGCGTGCGCGAGTTCGCGGTACGAGACCAGCGGCTGTGCGTCCGTGCGCGCCTTCACCATCATTCCCAGCGTTGCCACGACGCCGAGCGCAAGCGCCGCCACGGCCGCGGCGGGACGTTCAGGACGTCGTCCACGCGATACGATCGCGAGGCATACGAGCGACGCCGCGGTCAGTACCGTCATCGCTACCAGCGCGTCGGCAAGCAGCATCGATTCGGGCTGCGAGGCGTAATACCCACAGGCCATCCCGATAGCCGCGGCCGCCGCGAGGTTGAGCATCACCAGCGTGCCGAAGAGCCTGCGCACTTTCGATGCATCCATCGAAGGGAGGCAGGTGAGCGCATAGCCGGCCATGATCGCGAGCGGTGGCAGTGCCGGCAGGATGTATGAGCCGAGCTTGGCGCGCGGGATCGAGAAGAAGACCAGGATGATTCCGAACCACCAGAGCAGGAACTTGAGCGAGCTTCGCGCGTTGGACCGGCAGGAGGATTGCTCAAGGCCGTCGCCGCCCCCGCCGTCCGACGCACGCATCAATTGCCGCACCCCTGCCGGAACGAACACGATCCACGGCCACATTCCCGCGATCACCACCACGACGAAAAAATACGGGCCCCATCCGTGTTCAGCGTTCGCGAGATAGCGTTCGACGTGTTCGTGGATGACGAAGAAGCGCAGAAATTCGGGATTCCGCTCCGCCGCGAGGACGAACCATGGCGCTACGATCGCGAAATAGATCGCGATCGCGCGTAGCCACGGCATCCGGAGAATCTCCCGCCCGCGCCGCTCGGCCAGTAGCCACGCGAGTCCGACCGCGCCCGTCAGCACCAGCGCAACCGGGCCCTTGGCGAGGGTGCCCGCGGCGGCCATCGCAGCAGACAGGAAGAACCATCGGCGCGCCCCGGCGTCGTCGAACCCCGGCCGATGCGCCGCCGCCTGGAATGCGCCGAGCGCGGCGGCTACGAAAAGCGCGAGCGCCGGGTCGAGCGTCGCGAAGCGGGCGAAGCCGAAGAAGAGAGGCGAGAGCGCGAGCACCATCGCGGCCGCGACTCCCGCCGCAGGGCCGAACATCGCCTCGCCGAGCGCCGCGGTCACGGCGACCTCGGCCACGCTCGCGATCGCGGCCGGCAGACGTACGGCCAGTTCAGTGGGGCCCAGCAGCTTTATCGAGATCGCCTCGGCCCAATAGACGAGCGGAGGCTTCTCGAAATACCGCACCCAGTTGTCGCGCGGAGTAACGTAGTCGTGCGTCAGCACCATCTCGCGCGCGATTTCCGCATAGCGGCCCTCGTCGGGCTCCCACAGCGCGGGCCGGCCGAGCGCCGGCAGATAAAGGATTGCCGCGAGCGCCGCGCAAACGAGGAGACGCCGCGTCCGGTTGTGCTCGGCGAGGAGAGAAGCGGGCGCGGGCAGCGCAGGCGGCGTCGCGGACATGATCGCAAGAGTCTGCGGGCCACGGCGCGCGCCGTCAACCGCGGGTTCATCACCGGAACCGTTTTCTCCGCGCCGAAACCATCTCTTTCCCGTGGTGGAACCGGCTCTTTCCGCGGATTGTCCGGCGCGGTATCGTGTTTGACTTCACGAGGTCGTCTGTAACAATCGCGCACGGCGCTGCGATTAGTTCGTCTCGGGATGAACGGAGTCGCGCCGCGCCGACTGGCGGTAAGAACTTGAGCTCAGCCGAAAAGATCGCTGCGATTCGCGAACCGGCGAGATTGCCCGACGGGTCGCTCGTGTCGGTGGTAGTGCCGGTCTACAACGAAGAGGCGAACCTGCCGGCATTGTGGTCGCGGCTCGAGCCGGTGATGCGCGCGTGCGGACGGCCGTGGGAAGTCCTGTTCGTTGACGACGGCTCTGCCGACCGATCGCTCGAAATCCTGCGCGGGATAGCCGCGAGCGCGCATGGCGCCGTTCGCGTGATTGAACTTGCGCGAAATTTCGGCCAGCACTCGGCGATCCTGGCCGGCTTTCGCCAGTGCCGCGGCGAGGTCGTGGTCACGCTCGACGCCGATCTGCAGAATCCGCCCGAAGAAATCCCGCGTTTGCTAGCCGCGATCGATGAAGGCAACGACGTGGTCGGCGGATGGCGCGAGGTGCGCCACGATATCGCCTATCGCCGCTTTGCCTCCAATCTGCAGAACCGTGTGACATCGATGATCGTGGGCGTGCCGATGCATGACTACGGATGCATGCTGCGCGCCTACCGCCGCCACATCGTCGATACCGTGGTCGCCTGCGACGAGAAGGCGGCCTTCGTCCCGGCGCTGGCCAATTCGTTCGCCAAGCGCGTGGCCGAGATTCCGGTCGCCCATGAGGAGCGCCAGAGCGGCAGCTCGAAGTACAACCTGTTCCGTCTCCTCCATCTGAGTCTGAACCTGATCACGGGCTTTTCGATGATGCCGATTCAGGCAGTGAGCGTCGCCGGAGTCCTGGTGTTCATCCTCGACGCGCTGCTGGTGCTGGTGCTGCTCGCCCACCGCATCTTGTACGGTCCGCAGCAGGAAGGCGCGCTGTGGACGCTGTTCGCATTCAACTTCCTGGTGCTGGGCTTTGTCCTGCTCGCGGTCGGATTGATCGGCGAGTACGTCGGGCGCGTCTACCTCGAAGTGCGCAAGCGCCCGACCTATATCGTGCGGGCCGTGCACGGCGACGAGTCCGCTTCGCTCGAGCGCCGCTAGGAAAACGTGGCCGCCGAAAATCCGCGTTCGACCGCTCCGCCGCAGGGCGCCGTGCGATGCGTGCTCTTCGCTTATCACGAGATGGGCTACGCGTGCATGACAGCGCTGCTCGGGATGGACGCGCAGGTGGCCGCGCTGTTCACGCATGAGGACGATCCGCACGAGGAAATCTGGTGGCGCTCATGCGCCGACCTTGCGCGCCGCAGCGACATGCCGATTTACACGCCCGAGCGCCTCGACCAAGGATGGATCGAACGGATCGCCGCGATGCGCCCGGCGATCATCTATTCGTTCTACTATCGCCACCTGCTGCCCGACGCGGTTCTGCGCGCGGCGCCGCTCGGCGCGTACAACCTCCACGGCTCGCTGCTGCCAGCCTACCGCGGCCGCGCGCCGGTCAACTGGATGCTGGTCCACGGCGAGCGCGAGGCGGGCGTGACGCTGCATCACATGGTCGCGCGCGCGGACGCCGGCGACATCGTGGGTCAGCGCGCCGTCCCGATCGACGACTGCGACACGGCGCTGACGCTATATCGCAAGCTGGTGCCGGCGGGAGCCGCGCTGCTCACGGAGATGCATCCGCTGATCGCGGCCGGGCGCGCGCCGCGGCGTCCGCAGGATCTTTCGCGCGGCAGTTATTTCGGGCGCCGGCGTCCCGAAGACGGAAGGATCGACTGGCGATGGCCGGCGCGGCGCGTCTTCAATCTCGTGCGCGCCGTGACGCATCCGTATCCCGGCGCTTTCTGCTCGCTCAACGGACGCAGGCTCCTCATCTGGGAGAGCAGGATCGCCGCCGAAGCGGGACAGCGCGGCGCGCCCGGCGAGATCGCATCAAGGGCGGACGGGGGCGCGGTCGAGGTTGCGGCGGGCGAGGGCAGTCTTTTGATCACGCGGGCGCAGTTTGACGGCGCGGCGGAAGGTCCGGCGGCCGAGGTCTTGTCTGAAGTTCTGTTGCAGCATGCGCGCGGCGAAGGGCCGCACGCGCGGCTGGAGTAGCGGAGGCAGTATGCGGGTTTTGATTACGGGCGGCGCGGGCTTTCTGGGTTCGCATCTGAGCGACGCGTTCATCGCGCGCGGCGACGAAGTTTTCGTGCTCGACACCGGCGCTATCGCCAAGGTACGCCACCTCCTCGACAATCCGCGCTTCCACTACGTCCACGACAGCGTGTTCAACCTGGAGCTTATCGACAGCCTGGTGTCGAAGTCCGACCTCATCTACCATCTCGCCGCCGTGGTGGGCGTCGAGCACTACGTCGCCGACCCGTACGAGACGCTCAACGTCAACGTCAACGGCACGCAGAACGTGCTGAAGGCGGCCTACAAGCACGGGCGGCGCCTCGTCTTCAGCTCGACTTCCGAGGTTTACGGACGCAATCCCAAGGTGCCGTGGAAGGAGGACGACGACCGGGTGCTCGGCGCGACCACGATCGATCGCTGGTGCTACTCGACCTCGAAAGCGGTGGGCGAGCATTTCTGTTTCGCCTATCACAAGCTCGGGCTGCCCGTGACGGTTGTGCGCTACTTCAATATCTACGGGCCGCGGCTTGACCGCGTGGACGTCGGGCGCCTGTTCACGATCTTCATGGGCCAATTGCTGCGCGGCGCCGATCTCACCGTGATCGGTGACGGCAAGCAGACGCGATGCTTCACCTACGTCACTGACGCGGTGGCCGCGACGGTCGCGGCCGGAATCAATCCCGCGGCCGACGGCCATGCGATCAATATCGGGACCGAGGTCGAAACCACGGTGCTGGAGTTCGCCAACCTGATGATCGAGCTTTACGGCTCGACGAAATCGAAGATCAAATTCGTCAGCCAGGCCGACATTTATGGCCAGAGCTACGAAGATATCCCGCGCCGTGTGCCCGACAACACCAAGATGCGCACGCTGCTCGGCGTCACGCCGAAAGTGACGCTGCGCGAGGGAACGGCGCTCGCGATGGAATGGTTCCGCCGCGAACAGGCCGGCTGAGCGTGGCTCCTACAGCTTGCGCGCGATCGTCAGACCGTCCGAGATCGGCAGCATTACCAGTTCCACCCGCCGGTCGCCCGCCGCGAAGTCGTTGAAGGCGCGAATCGCGACGGTATCTTCGGTCTGATCCGTATCGTCGAGCACCGCGCCCGACCACAATACATTGTCGACCAGGATCAGGCCGCCGGGGCGCGTGCGGCGAAGGATCTCTTCGTAGTAGTGGCGATAGTTGGTCTTGTCCGCGTCGATGAAGGCGAGATCGAATACCGCGTCGGGCGACAGCGCGCGCAGCGTTTCGAGCGCCGGAGCAAGCCTGAGCGTTATCATCGCCGCAACGCCCGCCCGCTCCCAGTAACGCCGCCCGATCGCGGTCCACTCCTCGCTCACGTCGCAGCAGAGCAGGCTACCGCCGGCGGCGAGCCCGCGGGCGATACAGATCGCGCTGTAGCCGGTGAACGTGCCGACCTCGATCGCGCGCCGCGCGCCGATCGCGCGCGCGAGCAGCGTCATGAACGCGCCCTGCTCGGGCGCGATCTGCATCCCGGCCCGCCGCCCCAGCTTTTCCTGGGTTTCGCGCGCCAGGTCCTCCAGCAGCGGGTCGCCGTTGTGCCCGTGGGCAAGCAGGTAGTCGTAGAGCCGGTCATCGAGGGTGACAAATTTTCCGCCGCGTGTCATGGCGGCGATTGTAGCATTGAAGCTCCCGCGGCCGCATCGCAAATGGGCGCCGCGCTTGCGCCCTGGAGGTCGCTACAAGCCCATCGCGTCGAGTTCGCGGCGGATGCGCTCGGGATGGGTAGCGCCCCAATAGATCCGGCCGCATCGTGGGCAGCTCGAGAATCGTTCCTGACTCGCGTAAACAAAGGGCGGCACGCGGCGCGCGACCGACTCGCGCGCGGCGTCGACGAGCGGTTCGTTGCAGTGCGAGCATCGCGTAAAAGCTCCGCGGCGCGGGTCGAACGGAAAGCGCGCAAGGACCTCGCGCAGCTGGTCGCGGAACAGGCAGCTTTCGAGATAGAGCGCGTCGGCGGCGGTGCGCAGGCGCTTGTCGCGAGTCAGCGTCAGGCGGCCCTCCGCGCGTGCCCTGGCGAGCAGTTTATCGCCGCCCAGTTGCGGATCGAAGAGCACGTCGGCACCGAGCAGACGGAGCCATCGCGCGAGCCGCGCGAGCATCCGGTCGGCGGCAAATTTAGGCGCTGATTCAGCGCTCGATTTGAACGATTCGTTCATCGCGCGCCGATATAGTATAGCAGGCGTCGCAGATGGGCCGCCGTGACGCCTGAAGCCGCATTGTCGGGCGCAGCAGAACCGGCACGTTCGATTCCGCAGTGGTAATGACGCGAGGAAGAGATCGATGAAAGAAAACAAGGTCACGTTCAAGTCCGGCGAGCTCACGCTGGAAGGGATGATCGCGCTCCCCGGCGGAGCAGGCTCCCATCGCGCGGCGGTCGTATGCCATCCGCATCCGCTCTACGGCGGTTCGATGTACAACAACGTGGTCGATGCGGCGCTGGAAGCGCTGTGGGCGCGCAGGTTTGCGACTTTGCGCTTCAATTTTCGCGGCGTCGGCCGCAGCGAAGGCGAGTTCGACAACGGCCGGGGCGAGGCCGACGATGCGATAGCCGCGGTCCGGTTTCTGACCGCACATGAAGGAGTGAAGGCCGCCGATGCGCTGCTGGCAGGCTATTCGTTCGGCGCGGCGACGGCGCTTCGCGCGGCGGCGAATACGGAGGCGGTCGCGGCGATAGTCGCGATTGCGCTGCCGCTTGGGATGATCGATCCGTCGGTGCTGGGCGCGATCTCAAAGCCCATTGTGCTGGTCGCCGGCGACCAGGATTCGTATTGTCCGGCCGAGCATCTGACGGCCCTAGCCGAGCGGTTGGGTCCGCTCGCGCGGCTTAAGATCATCCCCGGCGCGGACCATTTTTTCGGCGGCCGCGAGCATGCAATAGTCGCCGCACTCGGCGAGGCATTGGCGACATTGTAGCGGCGGCCGCCGCGGCCGCGGAGGGAAACGCCGTGCCCGAAGAAGTAGAAGTCGACACCGACAAGCTGCACGAGGAGATCCACGAAGAGGTCGAGCGCGAGGGCGGCGCGCTGCTCAAGGCGATTGCGCTTACGACCGCGCTCTTTGCTGCGCTGGCGGCGGTCGCCGCATTGCGCGCGGGCGGAACCGTCAACGAGGCGCTGGTGATGAAGACCGAGGCGACGAGGCTTCAAGCCGAGGCTTCCGACCAGTGGACTGCCTACCAAGCCAAAGGAATCAAGTCCGCTATCCAGAAAGCGTCCGAGACGACGTGGCTCGCGCTCGGCAAGCAGCCGCCCGCATCATTCGGCCAGGAGCGCGAGCGCTATGCGCACGAGCAGGCCGAAATTGCAGCGGTCGCCCACGACAAGGAACGCGAACGCGACCGCAGGTCGGAAGAGGCCGACCACTTGATGCACCAGCATCATCGGTTCGCCGACAGTGTCGCGCTGTTCCAGGTGGCGATCGCGCTAGGCGCGGT containing:
- a CDS encoding formyltransferase; amino-acid sequence: MAAENPRSTAPPQGAVRCVLFAYHEMGYACMTALLGMDAQVAALFTHEDDPHEEIWWRSCADLARRSDMPIYTPERLDQGWIERIAAMRPAIIYSFYYRHLLPDAVLRAAPLGAYNLHGSLLPAYRGRAPVNWMLVHGEREAGVTLHHMVARADAGDIVGQRAVPIDDCDTALTLYRKLVPAGAALLTEMHPLIAAGRAPRRPQDLSRGSYFGRRRPEDGRIDWRWPARRVFNLVRAVTHPYPGAFCSLNGRRLLIWESRIAAEAGQRGAPGEIASRADGGAVEVAAGEGSLLITRAQFDGAAEGPAAEVLSEVLLQHARGEGPHARLE
- a CDS encoding NAD-dependent epimerase/dehydratase family protein yields the protein MRVLITGGAGFLGSHLSDAFIARGDEVFVLDTGAIAKVRHLLDNPRFHYVHDSVFNLELIDSLVSKSDLIYHLAAVVGVEHYVADPYETLNVNVNGTQNVLKAAYKHGRRLVFSSTSEVYGRNPKVPWKEDDDRVLGATTIDRWCYSTSKAVGEHFCFAYHKLGLPVTVVRYFNIYGPRLDRVDVGRLFTIFMGQLLRGADLTVIGDGKQTRCFTYVTDAVAATVAAGINPAADGHAINIGTEVETTVLEFANLMIELYGSTKSKIKFVSQADIYGQSYEDIPRRVPDNTKMRTLLGVTPKVTLREGTALAMEWFRREQAG
- a CDS encoding class I SAM-dependent methyltransferase; its protein translation is MTRGGKFVTLDDRLYDYLLAHGHNGDPLLEDLARETQEKLGRRAGMQIAPEQGAFMTLLARAIGARRAIEVGTFTGYSAICIARGLAAGGSLLCCDVSEEWTAIGRRYWERAGVAAMITLRLAPALETLRALSPDAVFDLAFIDADKTNYRHYYEEILRRTRPGGLILVDNVLWSGAVLDDTDQTEDTVAIRAFNDFAAGDRRVELVMLPISDGLTIARKL
- a CDS encoding Mut7-C RNAse domain-containing protein, producing MNESFKSSAESAPKFAADRMLARLARWLRLLGADVLFDPQLGGDKLLARARAEGRLTLTRDKRLRTAADALYLESCLFRDQLREVLARFPFDPRRGAFTRCSHCNEPLVDAARESVARRVPPFVYASQERFSSCPRCGRIYWGATHPERIRRELDAMGL
- a CDS encoding alpha/beta fold hydrolase, producing MKENKVTFKSGELTLEGMIALPGGAGSHRAAVVCHPHPLYGGSMYNNVVDAALEALWARRFATLRFNFRGVGRSEGEFDNGRGEADDAIAAVRFLTAHEGVKAADALLAGYSFGAATALRAAANTEAVAAIVAIALPLGMIDPSVLGAISKPIVLVAGDQDSYCPAEHLTALAERLGPLARLKIIPGADHFFGGREHAIVAALGEALATL
- a CDS encoding DUF4337 family protein, with the translated sequence MPEEVEVDTDKLHEEIHEEVEREGGALLKAIALTTALFAALAAVAALRAGGTVNEALVMKTEATRLQAEASDQWTAYQAKGIKSAIQKASETTWLALGKQPPASFGQERERYAHEQAEIAAVAHDKERERDRRSEEADHLMHQHHRFADSVALFQVAIALGAVAALTRVRMVWYGSMAVGICGAALFIATTL